From the Erythrolamprus reginae isolate rEryReg1 chromosome Z, rEryReg1.hap1, whole genome shotgun sequence genome, one window contains:
- the CCDC127 gene encoding coiled-coil domain-containing protein 127: MNNLNNPPPNWNIQPNARNNDDHGSKWNYALLVPMLGLAAFRWIWSRESKKEIEKEKSDVYRKLSFVQKDLESKYRDIIIENRRMVAHLELELEKERNRTLSYRNALITQTYKLVEERRTLEQERTKIEQEKRILQDSGAASVLYKNCLEKEDQWQTKANILLKEFEEALMERQDMYCSLVLPRYHRLAVEKKMLAKATTDPIGLELELEAGLKDIFRYDTFCSNLLNTSKNQNGKLMWIYLRYWELSVEVRKFKKAEKVFLGHTG; encoded by the exons ATGAATAATTTAAATAATCCTCCTCCTAACTGGAACATTCAGCCTAATGCAAGAAATAATGACGATCATGGAAGCAAATGGAATTATGCTTTGTTGGTTCCAATGCTGGGATTGGCTGCCTTCC GTTGGATTTGGTCCAGAGAAtctaagaaagaaatagaaaaagagaaaagcgATGTCTATAGAAAATTGTCTTTTGTACAGAAAGATCTTGAATCTAAATATCGTGATATAATTATAGAAAACCGTAGGATGGTTGCCCACTTGGAATTAGAATTGGAGAAAGAACGGAACAGAACCCTAAGTTATCGCAATGCACTCATCACGCAGACTTACAAATTGGTAGAAGAAAGAAGAACTTTGGAACAAGAGCGAACAAAGATAGAACAAGAGAAACGGATTCTGCAGGATTCTGGTGCTGCAAGTGTTTTGTATAAGAACTGCTTGGAGAAGGAAGATCAATGGCAAACTAAAGCcaatattttactaaaagagtttGAAGAAGCTTTAATGGAAAGGCAGGATATGTATTGCAGTCTTGTACTGCCAAGATATCATCGGTTGGCAGTGGAGAAAAAAATGCTAGCCAAAGCAACAACTGATCCAATTGGTCTGGAACTGGAACTGGAAGCTGGGCTGAAAGATATTTTCAGATATGATACCTTTTGCAGCAATTTATTAAATACCAGTAAAAATCAAAATGGAAAGCTTATGTGGATCTACCTTCGATATTGGGAGTTATCTGTTGAAGTCAGAAAATTTAAGAAAGCAGAGAAAGTATTTTTAGGACACACTGGCTAA